A single genomic interval of Bacillus sp. es.036 harbors:
- a CDS encoding FUSC family protein, whose translation MLTKNKKSIIKSWWARLAAADPGRTRLHQAARITISVFSSVMFMLWLTALLEMSFTPAILAGVVSLLSLLLVNDDTDKKKKITALLLVISSMIWLTVRTYLSSIPFMTDGLFLLVIFFAYYLQHYGFRYFGIFMIAFLSIYFSTLLNLQPLDLPGFIIGILVGGGFSYLYHFILFKNKPKRQLSRSMNSFHIQTNLTLDLVLDAIADPTPNRYRALLLKRDVKKLNEYAQVISSQLTTTDPGEVWPGIDAEQLRMYVFDAEMLIETLYPAVKRMKELHALEHNEVRKLLYQLVESVRDAEVLRSHDIVGNLKQTENVIEELKNQLIELRVSDHQNKDWLWLIRRIESIANHLVDSSIELGERRIANIEEKERLEDAEEIKKENVNIEEKAKQPRAATIKALQAIVAGAVAIFLGYFLSPAHQYWVLLSAFVVLLGTDTVGMTLQKAFQRSLGTIFGAIAGFGLAHLLAGQVILELIALFCCIFMAFYLLSISYAMMMFWMTMLIAIMYDFILGGITEQILMARVFDTLAGAFIGFLAAAIIYPKSTRDKVANTAEDFLTKLSTYVTDYLESFTDGKKHYDFTNQAFGIDEQMRKIAEDARPLRNRPAILARSGIERWLTVLTAINYFAKHLLASTNRNSRSTIVKGSEKTLQLVKEVIKHNILTLLKLLKGETGLIMYNLNKEREYIEGLSENIPQEDQEVKKFVNDLYYIWRINQSLLILGKELGVSKKREAASYDFYKNTPER comes from the coding sequence ATGCTGACTAAAAATAAAAAATCGATCATAAAAAGCTGGTGGGCTCGTTTAGCTGCTGCAGACCCCGGCAGGACAAGGTTACATCAAGCAGCGAGAATTACAATTAGTGTTTTTTCATCCGTTATGTTCATGCTATGGTTGACGGCACTACTCGAAATGTCGTTTACACCGGCTATTCTTGCAGGTGTCGTGAGTCTTTTGTCATTACTGCTTGTGAATGATGACACAGATAAAAAGAAAAAAATCACTGCGCTTTTGTTAGTTATTTCAAGTATGATCTGGCTAACTGTGCGAACTTATCTTAGTTCGATCCCCTTTATGACAGATGGATTGTTTTTGCTCGTTATCTTTTTTGCTTACTATTTACAGCATTATGGTTTTCGATATTTTGGTATCTTTATGATCGCCTTTTTATCGATTTATTTTTCAACCCTTTTAAATCTTCAGCCACTTGATTTGCCTGGATTTATTATCGGGATACTGGTAGGTGGCGGGTTTTCTTATCTGTATCATTTTATCCTTTTCAAAAACAAACCGAAAAGACAACTAAGTCGAAGTATGAACTCTTTCCACATCCAAACAAACCTTACGCTTGATCTTGTTCTTGATGCAATTGCAGATCCTACTCCAAATCGCTATAGGGCACTTCTATTAAAACGTGATGTCAAAAAGTTAAATGAATATGCTCAAGTCATATCCAGCCAATTAACAACTACAGATCCAGGAGAAGTATGGCCAGGTATAGACGCAGAGCAATTAAGAATGTACGTATTCGATGCTGAGATGTTAATTGAAACTCTTTATCCAGCAGTTAAAAGAATGAAAGAACTTCACGCGCTAGAGCATAATGAAGTTAGAAAGCTGCTTTATCAGCTGGTAGAATCGGTTCGAGATGCGGAAGTGTTGCGAAGTCATGACATTGTCGGAAATTTAAAGCAAACAGAGAACGTGATAGAAGAGCTTAAAAATCAGTTAATTGAACTGAGAGTTTCCGATCATCAAAATAAAGATTGGCTGTGGCTAATTAGAAGGATTGAATCAATTGCCAATCACCTAGTTGATAGTTCAATCGAACTCGGAGAAAGACGGATAGCAAACATTGAGGAGAAAGAGCGGCTAGAAGACGCTGAAGAAATAAAGAAAGAGAACGTAAACATAGAAGAAAAGGCGAAACAGCCGAGAGCTGCAACAATAAAAGCTTTACAGGCTATAGTAGCAGGAGCAGTGGCGATTTTTCTAGGATATTTTCTATCGCCCGCTCATCAATACTGGGTTCTTCTTTCTGCTTTTGTTGTTTTGTTAGGTACGGATACCGTAGGAATGACCCTCCAGAAAGCATTTCAAAGATCTCTTGGGACAATTTTTGGTGCCATTGCTGGTTTTGGACTGGCACATCTTCTTGCGGGTCAGGTTATTTTAGAGTTAATTGCGTTGTTTTGCTGCATCTTTATGGCATTTTATTTATTATCCATTTCCTATGCTATGATGATGTTTTGGATGACGATGCTGATCGCGATTATGTACGATTTTATATTGGGTGGTATTACTGAGCAGATATTAATGGCTCGAGTATTTGATACACTTGCAGGAGCCTTTATCGGGTTTCTTGCAGCTGCAATTATTTATCCGAAAAGCACTCGTGATAAGGTTGCAAATACCGCTGAAGATTTTTTAACTAAATTAAGTACGTACGTGACAGATTATCTTGAATCTTTTACAGATGGTAAGAAACACTATGATTTTACCAACCAAGCGTTTGGTATTGACGAACAGATGAGGAAAATAGCAGAAGATGCAAGGCCACTTCGTAACAGACCTGCTATTCTAGCTCGTTCAGGAATTGAGCGTTGGTTGACCGTTCTAACCGCGATTAATTATTTTGCTAAGCATTTACTTGCTTCTACAAATCGTAACAGTCGTTCGACTATTGTCAAAGGATCAGAAAAAACGCTTCAGCTAGTAAAGGAAGTAATAAAACACAATATTCTTACCTTACTGAAACTTCTAAAAGGTGAGACTGGATTAATCATGTACAATCTAAATAAAGAAAGGGAATATATTGAAGGTCTTTCAGAAAACATTCCCCAAGAAGATCAAGAAGTGAAGAAATTTGTGAATGACTTGTACTATATCT
- a CDS encoding glycine betaine uptake BCCT transporter produces the protein MNKVTKVFWIGIAIAIAFVSWGVISPGNLDQVMTVSQNFFLDQFGWFYQLAATFFLVFAIYLIFSRFGHIKLGKDTDKPEYSRLTWFAMLFSAGMGIGLLFFGVSEPMSHFSTPPYGEGGTVESAHLALRYTYLHWGFHAWAIYATIALALAYYKFRKGAPGLMSATLYPLIGDKVKGPIGITVDVVAVFATIFGVAASLGLGAQQINGGLSYLTNIPNNFTIQLIIIAIITVLFTISAGTGIKKGIKYLSNANMALAVVLLILFVILGPTKFVLDLFVTTFGEYVQNIFAMGMRLAPMNADNESWIQNWTIFYWAWWIAWSPFVGTFIARVSKGRTIREFMIAVTVVPTVVCAFWFGIFGGSGIFFDFTQGTDIAGQSLETGLFYLYEQLPLGSILTVVTLLLISTFFITSADSATFVLGMQTTNGSLNPPNFVKFSWGFILSASAVVLMVTGGLESMQTAIIVSAFPLTIILLFTCWGMLKSFNEEVPRKQKTTDKKVKAKKDLKTV, from the coding sequence ATGAACAAAGTTACAAAAGTTTTTTGGATTGGAATTGCAATTGCAATTGCTTTTGTCAGTTGGGGTGTGATCTCTCCAGGCAATCTAGACCAGGTTATGACGGTATCTCAAAATTTCTTTTTGGATCAGTTTGGATGGTTTTATCAGCTTGCTGCAACATTCTTTTTAGTATTTGCTATTTATTTAATTTTTAGCAGGTTCGGGCATATCAAGTTAGGAAAAGATACAGATAAGCCTGAATACAGTAGACTTACCTGGTTTGCCATGCTCTTTAGCGCCGGGATGGGAATAGGGCTATTGTTCTTTGGAGTATCAGAACCGATGTCCCACTTTTCTACCCCGCCATATGGTGAAGGAGGAACGGTTGAATCCGCACACCTGGCCCTTCGCTATACATATTTACATTGGGGATTCCATGCATGGGCCATTTACGCTACGATTGCTTTAGCATTAGCGTATTACAAATTTCGTAAGGGGGCGCCTGGATTAATGAGTGCAACTCTTTATCCACTTATAGGCGATAAAGTGAAAGGCCCGATCGGGATTACGGTTGATGTCGTAGCCGTTTTTGCAACAATATTTGGTGTAGCTGCTTCGTTAGGACTTGGTGCTCAGCAAATCAACGGTGGGTTGAGCTACTTAACTAATATCCCGAATAACTTTACAATACAATTGATTATTATCGCTATTATTACCGTTCTCTTTACAATTTCAGCTGGGACAGGTATTAAAAAAGGAATCAAATATTTAAGTAATGCCAATATGGCTCTTGCTGTCGTACTTCTTATTCTTTTCGTCATTCTAGGTCCAACTAAATTTGTATTAGATCTATTTGTTACCACGTTTGGTGAATATGTACAAAACATATTTGCAATGGGAATGAGATTAGCGCCGATGAACGCGGACAATGAATCATGGATTCAGAACTGGACGATCTTTTACTGGGCATGGTGGATTGCCTGGTCACCGTTTGTAGGAACGTTTATCGCCAGGGTTTCAAAAGGACGGACGATTAGAGAGTTTATGATCGCTGTTACGGTTGTACCTACGGTTGTTTGTGCATTTTGGTTTGGTATTTTCGGTGGCTCTGGCATATTCTTTGATTTTACACAGGGAACGGATATAGCAGGTCAAAGTCTTGAGACTGGTTTGTTTTATTTATATGAGCAACTTCCTTTGGGAAGCATTTTAACCGTAGTAACGTTATTGTTAATCTCTACCTTCTTTATCACATCAGCTGATTCCGCAACGTTTGTTTTAGGTATGCAAACGACGAATGGAAGCTTAAATCCTCCAAATTTCGTGAAATTCAGCTGGGGTTTCATCTTATCTGCCTCTGCAGTGGTTTTAATGGTGACAGGTGGCCTTGAGAGCATGCAAACGGCGATTATTGTCAGTGCCTTTCCACTAACCATCATACTTTTATTTACCTGTTGGGGAATGCTTAAATCCTTTAATGAAGAAGTTCCTAGAAAGCAGAAGACTACGGATAAGAAAGTAAAAGCGAAGAAAGATTTAAAAACAGTTTAA
- a CDS encoding anti-sigma factor → MKANCEQLLDYFNGTLSNEEREQFEAHLLSCEECREELKELEELTGDLPYLSIPEEPPAGMKERVLASVFESDMVESNDTANESLSVEQKNNVTDLQTERKPKQKKWAAPALAAALFLSLAGNVYTFVNEGEDETTQPEEISSLIKAVQLQPSEAEASAGSAALMNEDGKMNLVVEVNDVAETEGDQVYQVWLLEDDKPYRAGFFTPNQQGKGEVAYQVEYEGDHNWDAVAITLEPDSKSETPKGKIVLSSGL, encoded by the coding sequence ATGAAAGCAAATTGTGAACAACTGCTCGATTATTTTAATGGAACCTTATCAAACGAAGAAAGAGAGCAGTTCGAAGCTCATCTCTTATCATGTGAAGAGTGCAGAGAGGAGTTAAAGGAGCTGGAAGAATTGACAGGTGACCTTCCTTATCTCTCCATCCCGGAAGAGCCGCCTGCCGGAATGAAAGAACGCGTTCTGGCAAGCGTTTTTGAAAGTGATATGGTTGAATCAAATGATACTGCAAATGAAAGTCTTTCGGTTGAACAAAAAAATAACGTAACCGATCTCCAAACAGAGAGAAAGCCAAAACAAAAAAAGTGGGCAGCCCCAGCTTTAGCAGCAGCTCTATTTCTTTCTCTAGCAGGAAATGTTTATACATTCGTAAATGAAGGTGAAGATGAGACTACACAGCCAGAAGAAATTTCCTCTTTGATCAAAGCGGTTCAGTTACAGCCTTCTGAAGCAGAAGCATCGGCAGGCTCTGCTGCTCTAATGAATGAAGATGGAAAAATGAATTTAGTGGTTGAGGTTAACGACGTGGCAGAAACAGAAGGTGATCAAGTGTACCAGGTTTGGTTGCTTGAAGATGACAAGCCTTATCGAGCTGGTTTCTTTACCCCAAATCAACAAGGTAAAGGCGAAGTTGCCTACCAGGTTGAATATGAGGGAGATCACAACTGGGATGCTGTAGCAATCACACTCGAGCCGGATAGTAAAAGTGAAACACCTAAAGGAAAAATAGTATTAAGTTCAGGATTATAA
- a CDS encoding RNA polymerase sigma factor, giving the protein MRELNDAELYDKVQAKDKKALSSLYDRYEKLLYSFSYRIVKDGGLAEEVMQEVFIKLWKGKAQYSEEKGKFSSWLLTMTRHTAIDLLRKQSKEPDFELDERDALHSDEASVEDQVEWKERGQILRTAVSKLKGDQKKIIEMFYFKGMTHKKISEEFDLPLGTVKGRIRLALKHLKTSLGEKGGVSDESKL; this is encoded by the coding sequence ATGAGAGAACTTAACGATGCCGAGCTGTATGATAAGGTTCAGGCAAAGGATAAAAAAGCTCTCTCGTCTCTTTACGATCGATATGAAAAACTTTTATATTCTTTCTCATACCGAATTGTAAAAGATGGAGGACTTGCTGAAGAAGTGATGCAAGAAGTATTTATTAAGCTATGGAAAGGAAAGGCTCAGTATAGTGAAGAGAAAGGAAAGTTTTCGTCATGGCTACTTACAATGACGAGACATACAGCTATTGATCTCTTACGTAAGCAGTCGAAAGAGCCGGACTTTGAATTAGACGAACGTGACGCATTGCATAGTGATGAAGCATCAGTGGAGGACCAGGTTGAGTGGAAAGAAAGAGGTCAGATACTTCGCACAGCCGTGTCAAAACTAAAAGGTGATCAAAAGAAAATAATTGAGATGTTTTATTTTAAAGGCATGACCCATAAAAAAATTTCGGAAGAGTTCGACCTCCCGCTGGGTACTGTGAAAGGCCGAATTCGGCTAGCGTTAAAACATTTAAAAACCAGTCTCGGTGAGAAAGGAGGGGTCTCAGATGAAAGCAAATTGTGA
- a CDS encoding HPr family phosphocarrier protein yields the protein MKLKVLKPVFAETASQLVNTASRFEETILLKKEHWVVDAKSLLGVLALSLQPDQTLELDVKGGHSSAVKDAFLSLGLFEEA from the coding sequence ATGAAGTTAAAAGTGTTAAAACCAGTTTTTGCTGAAACTGCCAGTCAACTTGTGAATACTGCAAGCCGTTTTGAGGAAACGATCTTATTGAAAAAAGAACATTGGGTAGTCGATGCCAAAAGTCTTCTAGGTGTCCTAGCGCTTTCTTTACAACCTGATCAGACGCTCGAATTGGATGTTAAAGGTGGTCATTCATCAGCCGTTAAGGATGCATTCCTTTCACTAGGGTTATTTGAAGAAGCGTGA
- the fabL gene encoding enoyl-[acyl-carrier-protein] reductase FabL: MANKVALITGGTRGIGKAIARKFASEGYNLVLNFMRKKKDAEQTKQELEQEYGITVHIVKANVGEVKQITALFHETEETFGRLDVFVNNAASGVLRPLMEIEESHWDWTQNINAKAYLFAAQEAAKIMEKNGGGAIVALSSLGSIRALPNYVAVGVSKASVEAITRYLAVELSPKGIVVNAVSGGAVDTDALKHFPNREELLDSAKKRNPAGRLVEPTDMANTTYFLTTPEASMIRGQTIIVDGGLSLLGE; encoded by the coding sequence ATGGCTAATAAGGTAGCACTTATAACAGGAGGCACACGTGGCATTGGTAAAGCAATTGCTCGAAAATTTGCTTCTGAAGGATACAACCTTGTACTTAACTTTATGAGAAAGAAAAAAGATGCTGAACAAACGAAACAAGAATTAGAACAAGAATACGGCATTACTGTACATATTGTTAAAGCAAATGTTGGTGAGGTGAAGCAAATTACTGCTCTCTTTCATGAAACAGAAGAAACATTTGGCCGACTAGATGTTTTCGTTAATAATGCCGCATCAGGTGTATTAAGACCGCTTATGGAGATTGAAGAAAGCCATTGGGACTGGACACAAAACATCAATGCAAAGGCTTATTTATTTGCTGCACAAGAAGCAGCTAAAATAATGGAGAAAAATGGGGGAGGAGCGATTGTAGCCCTTTCAAGTCTAGGATCCATTCGAGCACTTCCAAACTATGTGGCCGTTGGTGTATCAAAGGCATCCGTGGAAGCAATCACACGATATTTAGCGGTTGAGCTATCACCAAAAGGGATTGTCGTAAATGCTGTATCAGGCGGAGCTGTTGATACAGACGCACTGAAACACTTCCCGAATCGAGAAGAATTACTAGATTCTGCGAAGAAAAGAAATCCAGCAGGACGCCTTGTCGAACCAACAGACATGGCCAATACTACTTACTTCTTAACAACTCCAGAAGCAAGTATGATTCGTGGCCAAACCATTATTGTGGATGGTGGACTATCTTTACTTGGTGAATAA
- a CDS encoding phosphatidate cytidylyltransferase, producing MESTVWTLTVIFFSLLSAQTIFIIVKKKQPNKDFTGLTIKVKTWWGMYGVFCLATLFNPIVSLFSLMVLSFFALKEYFSMMRTRKADRRIFLWSYVAVPIQFYWIFIDWYGMFIVFIPVYVFLLLPLPRIVGKGTLGFLRSVSSTQWGLMLMVFGLSHLAYFQIASPVYGANLVLFLVLLTQVNDVVHYVVSLYAGKRKVVPSSNPYITLEGFFCSLLATTAFAYTLFPYLTPFDSLFGVFSGILISVAGFLGSLTISVLKRDLLLGDSKKPRALEESYLSRVDSLAYTSPVFFHVIRYFFDFM from the coding sequence CTGGAAAGTACAGTATGGACACTGACCGTTATATTCTTTTCATTACTATCTGCACAGACAATTTTTATTATTGTGAAGAAAAAGCAACCTAATAAGGATTTTACGGGCCTTACAATAAAAGTGAAAACATGGTGGGGGATGTATGGAGTTTTTTGTTTGGCCACATTATTTAACCCAATTGTTTCTCTATTTTCGCTAATGGTTCTAAGTTTCTTTGCGCTGAAAGAATACTTCTCCATGATGAGAACAAGAAAAGCTGATCGAAGAATTTTTTTATGGTCATATGTGGCGGTGCCTATCCAATTTTACTGGATATTCATTGATTGGTATGGTATGTTCATCGTTTTTATTCCCGTATACGTTTTCTTATTACTTCCACTGCCTCGTATAGTTGGGAAGGGTACACTCGGATTTCTGAGATCAGTAAGTTCGACGCAATGGGGCTTAATGCTGATGGTTTTTGGTTTAAGTCATCTAGCTTATTTTCAGATTGCTTCCCCTGTATATGGAGCAAATCTCGTTTTGTTCCTGGTTCTTTTAACTCAAGTAAATGATGTGGTTCATTATGTGGTATCGCTATATGCAGGAAAGAGAAAAGTTGTACCTTCTTCAAATCCTTACATCACGTTAGAAGGTTTTTTCTGTTCGTTACTAGCAACGACTGCGTTTGCTTATACACTATTTCCATATTTAACACCATTTGATTCATTGTTCGGCGTTTTCTCAGGGATTTTAATTAGCGTTGCTGGTTTTCTTGGAAGTTTAACCATCTCAGTTTTAAAACGCGACCTGCTACTAGGAGATAGCAAAAAGCCGAGAGCTTTAGAAGAGAGTTATTTGAGTAGGGTAGACAGCCTTGCCTATACTTCGCCTGTTTTCTTTCATGTGATTCGTTACTTTTTCGATTTTATGTAA
- a CDS encoding manganese-dependent inorganic pyrophosphatase: MEKVLIFGHKNPDTDTITSALVYADLKSKLGMDVEPVRLGAVNGETQYALDQFNVEAPRMVQTVSNEASTVILVDHNERQQSAEDIERVRILEVIDHHRIANFETADPVYYRAEPVGCTATILNKLYKENNIQIDKNIAGLMLSAIISDSLLFKSPTCTEEDIAAARELAGIAGVDAETFGLEMLKAGADMSSKTPAELISLDAKEFGMGPAKVEVAQVNVVDTLDVLARQDVVEEEMRRTIEAKELDLFLLVVTDILTNNSTVLALGKQAGQVEKAFNVTLIENLAVLEGVVSRKKQIVPVLTETFTS; encoded by the coding sequence ATGGAAAAAGTATTGATTTTTGGACATAAAAATCCTGACACAGATACGATCACTTCTGCACTTGTTTATGCAGACTTAAAAAGTAAACTAGGTATGGATGTAGAGCCTGTCCGTCTTGGTGCAGTTAATGGTGAAACACAGTATGCATTAGATCAATTCAATGTTGAAGCTCCTCGTATGGTTCAAACAGTTTCTAACGAAGCGAGTACGGTTATTCTTGTTGACCATAATGAACGTCAACAAAGTGCTGAAGACATCGAAAGAGTACGAATTTTAGAAGTAATTGATCATCACCGAATCGCCAACTTTGAGACAGCTGATCCTGTTTATTATCGTGCAGAACCGGTTGGTTGTACAGCGACAATCCTTAACAAGCTATATAAAGAAAACAACATTCAGATTGATAAAAATATAGCGGGTCTTATGCTTTCGGCGATTATCTCTGACTCTCTTCTTTTTAAATCACCAACATGTACGGAGGAGGATATCGCTGCAGCTCGTGAGCTGGCAGGAATTGCAGGCGTTGATGCAGAAACTTTCGGTCTTGAAATGCTTAAGGCTGGGGCAGATATGAGCAGCAAAACGCCAGCAGAACTCATTTCACTCGATGCAAAAGAATTTGGAATGGGACCTGCTAAGGTTGAAGTAGCTCAGGTAAACGTTGTTGATACTCTCGATGTACTTGCACGTCAGGACGTGGTGGAAGAAGAGATGAGAAGAACGATTGAAGCAAAAGAGCTCGATCTATTCCTTCTTGTAGTAACAGACATTTTGACAAACAACTCCACAGTTCTTGCATTAGGAAAGCAAGCTGGACAAGTAGAAAAGGCGTTTAACGTAACGTTAATCGAAAACCTGGCAGTACTTGAAGGTGTTGTTTCTCGTAAAAAACAAATTGTACCTGTTTTAACAGAAACGTTTACATCGTAA
- a CDS encoding SDR family oxidoreductase, whose amino-acid sequence MNVLVIGANGQVGQNIVNLLHSNKDHSLKAMVRKQEQADELANRGIESVVTSLEDSVEVISEAMKGSDAVIFAAGSGGSTGSDKTLLVDLDGAVKTIEAAEKIGVKRYVMISALQAHNRENWHESLLPYYAAKHYADKLLEMSKLDYTIVRPGGLLNEPGRWKVSIAENLGSGSISREDVAQVVVSSLTKENTIRRSFDLISGDDEISKAIDSL is encoded by the coding sequence ATGAATGTACTCGTTATTGGAGCAAACGGCCAGGTTGGCCAAAACATTGTTAATCTTCTTCATAGCAACAAGGACCATTCCTTGAAAGCAATGGTTCGAAAACAAGAGCAGGCAGATGAATTAGCTAATAGGGGAATTGAATCTGTAGTGACAAGTCTTGAAGACTCGGTTGAAGTTATTTCTGAAGCTATGAAAGGGAGTGACGCGGTAATTTTCGCCGCAGGTTCAGGTGGGAGTACGGGATCCGATAAAACGCTATTAGTGGATTTAGATGGAGCTGTAAAAACGATAGAAGCTGCTGAAAAGATAGGTGTTAAACGGTATGTTATGATTAGTGCCCTTCAGGCGCACAATCGAGAAAATTGGCATGAGTCACTCCTGCCGTACTATGCAGCCAAACATTACGCAGACAAATTGTTGGAAATGAGTAAATTAGACTATACAATTGTTCGTCCAGGTGGACTTTTAAATGAACCCGGAAGATGGAAGGTATCAATTGCTGAAAACCTCGGTAGCGGGTCAATCTCGCGTGAAGATGTAGCTCAAGTGGTGGTTTCTTCACTAACAAAAGAGAATACGATTCGTCGCTCGTTTGACCTCATTTCAGGAGATGATGAGATTAGTAAAGCGATTGATTCTTTATAA
- a CDS encoding MFS transporter yields the protein MNKRVYLLTIVSFVVGMVELIIGGILDLVADDLKISLGKTGLLISVFSIVFAVMGPVLLSMTAKIERKKLTLLSLVIFLVGNFIAVLSTTFSVLMAARIISAASGSLLVVLCVTMASNIVKQEYRARAIGVVFMGISASLVLGVPIGLLLGNAFGWKAPFILIIGLTVLAMAGVALFMEKIQPKPAISIRKQIRTLKDKRILTAQLTSFLFLTGHLTLYGYLTPFLKTTLGLSGNWVSIVYLIFGVAAVAGGGLGGVASDRFGTRPTILISIIVFAVAMFVIPYTTFSFPLFLIIMVIWSMLSWGITPAQQSYLIELAPESSDIQQSLNNSSLHLGIALGSSVGAYAIEQYTVGMNATVGGMFILLALASAVFSMTRDRRTVSSLLKKQAG from the coding sequence ATGAATAAACGCGTGTACTTACTTACCATCGTTTCGTTTGTAGTTGGTATGGTTGAACTAATTATTGGAGGCATTCTTGATCTTGTAGCAGATGATCTAAAGATTAGTCTAGGAAAAACAGGGCTGTTAATTAGTGTTTTCTCCATTGTGTTTGCGGTGATGGGTCCAGTCCTATTATCGATGACCGCAAAAATAGAACGAAAAAAACTGACGCTCTTATCGCTTGTTATTTTTCTTGTAGGTAATTTCATCGCTGTACTAAGTACAACATTTTCGGTGTTAATGGCAGCAAGGATCATTTCTGCAGCAAGCGGGTCTCTTTTAGTTGTTTTGTGCGTTACGATGGCATCAAACATCGTCAAACAGGAATATCGCGCACGAGCAATCGGTGTTGTTTTTATGGGAATCAGTGCATCACTCGTTTTAGGTGTCCCGATTGGCTTATTGCTAGGAAATGCTTTTGGATGGAAGGCACCGTTTATTCTGATTATTGGTCTTACAGTATTAGCAATGGCTGGGGTTGCTTTGTTTATGGAAAAAATCCAGCCAAAACCAGCCATTTCAATTCGTAAGCAAATCAGAACACTCAAGGATAAGCGTATTTTAACTGCTCAATTAACATCTTTTCTGTTTCTAACCGGTCATTTAACACTTTATGGCTACCTCACCCCGTTTTTAAAAACAACGCTTGGATTATCGGGAAATTGGGTAAGTATTGTTTATCTAATCTTTGGAGTAGCAGCTGTTGCTGGAGGAGGATTAGGCGGAGTTGCTTCCGATCGCTTTGGTACAAGGCCAACCATACTAATATCAATTATAGTTTTTGCAGTGGCGATGTTTGTCATCCCTTATACCACGTTCTCTTTCCCACTTTTTCTTATTATTATGGTGATTTGGAGTATGCTAAGCTGGGGGATCACACCGGCTCAACAAAGCTATTTAATCGAATTGGCACCTGAATCATCTGATATTCAACAAAGTTTAAATAATTCGTCTCTTCATCTTGGTATTGCCCTCGGCTCTTCTGTTGGTGCCTATGCTATTGAACAATACACAGTGGGAATGAACGCAACAGTTGGAGGAATGTTTATACTACTAGCACTAGCGTCAGCAGTATTTTCTATGACAAGAGATCGTCGGACCGTGTCATCCTTGTTGAAAAAGCAAGCTGGTTAG
- a CDS encoding TrmB family transcriptional regulator, whose product MLQQFGFTQYESQVYEALITIDEALDATAIVKRSGVPRSKVYDVLRRMSEKGMVLESTTEKKRLYAPLPLESAIKKLQRDFNENITQLKTIQSREKKADDRVWTLKEEQSIHSLVSELLHLSSTSIIFSGWSDDIEQHLSILEEKEAEGISVEIHTIGEIHSNLKNVTTLIPDTDHQKLERSRIVVIDHHEILFAGIEEANWQAIHTKSKPLVTFFTEFFYHDIALTEITRKFGSTMMEDPHIRDVLLKLRY is encoded by the coding sequence ATGCTACAGCAGTTTGGATTTACGCAATACGAAAGCCAGGTCTATGAAGCACTTATTACAATCGATGAGGCTCTCGACGCCACTGCCATTGTCAAACGTTCAGGTGTTCCACGATCTAAAGTGTATGATGTTCTGCGGCGTATGAGTGAAAAAGGAATGGTATTGGAATCAACAACAGAAAAAAAACGGCTCTATGCTCCTCTTCCACTTGAATCAGCAATTAAGAAACTTCAGCGTGACTTTAACGAAAATATAACCCAATTAAAGACAATTCAATCTCGTGAAAAGAAAGCTGATGATCGTGTGTGGACACTTAAGGAAGAACAGTCCATTCACTCCCTCGTCTCAGAACTCCTTCATTTATCATCTACTTCGATTATCTTTTCTGGTTGGTCGGATGATATTGAGCAACACCTTTCTATACTGGAGGAAAAAGAAGCTGAGGGGATATCTGTGGAAATTCATACAATAGGAGAGATACATTCTAACCTTAAAAATGTTACTACACTAATACCAGACACAGATCACCAAAAACTGGAGCGAAGTCGAATTGTCGTCATTGATCATCATGAAATTTTGTTTGCTGGAATTGAAGAAGCGAATTGGCAAGCGATCCATACGAAATCAAAACCACTCGTTACTTTCTTCACTGAATTTTTCTATCATGATATTGCGCTAACAGAAATCACCCGAAAGTTTGGATCCACCATGATGGAAGATCCCCACATTCGAGATGTACTATTGAAATTACGTTATTGA